The genomic window GCGACGGTCAGGTCCGAGAGCGCGTCGTCGCCGCCGGGGCCGGCCGGCGGCCCGGCCCCGGCGGGGTGCCAGAACGCGATGCGGCCCGTGCGGGGCGGGTCCCCGGGCAGGAAGACCGCGGAGCAGAGGGCGAGTCCGGAGATCTCGGAGGGCGTTGCAGCGGGAAGCGTGGGCACAGCGATGGCGCATTCCTCAAATTTGACTACTGCGGGCCGGAGCGGCCGAGGGTACCTCATGCGGCGTTCGCGAAGGGAGCGCCGCCGGGGTGACTCGCATCACTCGGAAGTGCATGCGGTGCCCGGGGGTGCGGTCGGCACCACCACGGGCCACCGGGAATCCCCCCATCGTTCCGGGGTGGTGGCGCCATGGCCGCGAAGGGGGCCGGATCCGTACGTTTCTTCAGGTCAGAGCAGTCTCGGGGGTCGAGCGCGCCGACGGCGCAACCGGCCGAGACACACGGAGACCGGAGACCTTCATGCCCCAGGCCAGTGTCACCACCGCCCTCGCCCCCGAGCCCGGACCGCACCCCGGCAGACCCGCCGGCCGGTCCGCGGACAGCTCCGAGGACAGGCCCAGGGACGGGTCCGAGGGCAGGTCCAGCGACGGGTCCGAGGACAGGCCCAGGGACCGGTCCGGGGGCAGCGACTTCGCCCCGCTGCTGCGGACCGCGAAGGAGCAGGGCCTCCTCGGCCGCCGCACCGGCTGGTACGCACGCGTCATCGCCGTCAATCTGCTCGCCCTGGCCGCCGTCGTCACCGCGATCGCCCTCATCGGCCCGTCCTGGTGGGTGCTCCCGCTCGCCGCGCCCCTCGCGGTGCTGTCCGCGCGGACCGCCTTCATCGCCCACGACGCCGGCCACGCACAGATCACCCCGGACCGGCGGACCGGCCGCATCATCCAGCTCTTCCACGGGAACCTGCTGCTCGGCATGAGCCAGGACTGGTGGAACGACAAGCACAACCGCCACCACGCCAACCCCAACCACGTCGACAAGGACCCCGACGTCGCACCCGACGTCCTCGTCTTCAGCAAGGACCACACCGGCGGTCGCACCGGCTTCCGCGGCTGGCTCACCCGCCACCAGGCATGGCTCTTCTTCCCGCTCACCACCCTCGAAGGCATCGCACTCAAGGCCCACGGCTTCCGGCACGTCTTCTCGCGGTCCGCGGACAGCCCCTCCGGCGCCCGGGGCCGCGCGCGTGACCGCGCCGTCGAGGGCGGGCTCCTCGTCGCCCATGCCGTCGGGTACGCAGCCCTGCTGCTGACCGCCCTCACACCGCTCCAGGCCCTCGTCTTCGCCCTGCTCCACCAGATGCTGCTCGGCCTCCACCTCGGGATGGCGTTCGCACCGAACCACAAGGGCATGGCGATGCCGGGAGCGGACGGCGGCCAGCGCTGGGGCCACCTCCAGCGGCAGGTCCTGACCTCGCGCAACATCTGGGGCCACCTCCAGCGGCAGGTCCTGACCTCGCGCAACATACGGGGCGGCGCCCTGACCGACTGGCTGCTCGGGGGCCTGAACTACCAGATCGAGCACCATCTCTTCCCGAGCATGCCCCGGCCCCATCTGCGGCTCGTCCAGCCGCTGGTCCGCGCCCACTGCCGCCGCCAGGGCCTGCCGTACACGGAGACCGGGCTGATCGACTCGTACCGGCAGGCGCTCGGCCATCTGCACGAGGTCGGCGGGGAACTGCGCGCCGCACGGGGCACGAGCTGAGGGAACCGGCGGGCGCGCGGGCACGTTCTCACACCACAGGGAGTGCGGCCAGGGGCCGCGAAGGAGGCTGCAAGATGTCGACAGGTGCGAAGATCGCCATCGGGGGAGTGGCCGTGGGCCTCATCCTCTGGCCACTGATCGGATTCTGGTTCGCGCTGCTGGTGATTGTCGGAGTGCCCGCCGTGGCCTACTTCGCGCTCGACCCCTCGCAGCGCCGCCGGCTCCGCCGGATCAACCGCAAGGAGATCGGCCGCTGACCGGCCGCTGCCGGCCGTTGGCAGCCGCTGACCGGCAGTTTCCTCTGTCCTGTGCCGAAGGTAGGCTCGGAGACGATCATCGGCACAGGGGAGGGGAGCTCGGAGGATGAGCATCGGTGGACGGGTCACCACGGTCAGCAGCAACGGTGAATACTCCTTCACCAAGCCGAACCGGGAGAGCATCACCCTGCTCACCGGACTCGGCGTGGAAGGCGACGTCCACGCGGGGGTGACCGTCAAGCACCGCTCCCGTGTCGCGCAGGACCCCACCCAGCCCAACCTCCGCCAGGTCCACCTCATCCACGAGGAGCTCTTCGACGAGGTGCGGACGGCGGGCTTCGAGGTCCACCCCGGCGACCTCGGGGAGAACGTCACGACCAGCGGCATCGACCTGCTGGGCCTGCCCACCGGCACGCTGCTGCACCTCGGTTCCGAGGCGGTCGTCGAGGTCACCGGGCTGCGCAATCCGTGCCTCCAGATCGACCTCTTCCAGGACGGGCTCCTCAAGCAGGTCGTCGGCCGCGACGACGAGGGCGCGATCGTCCGCAAGGCCGGGATCATGTCCGTCGTCAGGACCGGCGGCGTGGTGCGGCCCGGCGACACCGTCACAGTGAAGCTTCCGGACGGGCCGCACCGGCCCCTGGAACGGGTCTGAGCGCAGCTCAGCTCAGCGCACCAGATCTCGTTGTCCCTGTTCAGGCGGGGGAGGGGCGCAGAGGCAGGAGGGCGATCGTCCGACGCAGAGCGGGTGACCTCAATGCGGTGAGGAACGCCCTTACAGCTCACCTGTCGGGCGATTGGCTCGTACCTGCACTGCGGAAGCGGTCGTCAGGAACACCGCGGTAGCCAGGATCAGGACGACGGCCTCCTCTTCGGTCTGCCGGTGCTCCTGCGACTCGCTGGGGGAGAGCTCGCCGGCGCGCAGGGCGACGGGTAATCCGGTGGCGGCCATTCAGACTTCCCTTCGCGTTGTGGTTGCCGACGGCTCGGTGATGCCGGCGTGTCCGGAGACCCCGGGGAGGAGTTCGTCGACGGCGACCGGTCCACCGCTGGCTGCCGAACGCGTCAGGGCCTCACCAGTGGCTACGGCGTATGCGCCGTCGATCGCGGTCGCGGCATGGTTCTCCCGCTCGGGTGCGGGCTGCCGCAGCAGCGCCGTGACCATGCGCAGGTCGGCGCCCGAGTGGCGGCCGCTCTCGCGAGGGATGGTGACGGAGCGGACTGGCCCGTCGAGCGGACTCAGCCGGATCGCGTAATGCCTTGTCAGTCGGGCTCCGTTGGGTGGAGAGACTTCGTACCGGGTGGTGAGCTCGCCACGAGTGCCCTGCACGGTCAGCGTGTAGCCCTCCCAGGGCGAGCGGGCCGAGAGGGAGTAGTGGGCCACCGCACCACCGCGGTAACGGACAGTGGCGGACAGCGTGTCAGCGATATCCGCGTCCACCGGCACGCGGCGGTCGTTGTCCGTGTCCGGCCCGGACTGGTAGTGGACGCGCCGGGTCCAGCCCACGACCTCCTGCGGCCAGTCCGCGAGCCACCAGTTGAGCAGGTCGAAATGGTGACAGCTCTTGGTTATCTGCAGGCCTCCGG from Streptomyces formicae includes these protein-coding regions:
- a CDS encoding fatty acid desaturase family protein; the protein is MPQASVTTALAPEPGPHPGRPAGRSADSSEDRPRDGSEGRSSDGSEDRPRDRSGGSDFAPLLRTAKEQGLLGRRTGWYARVIAVNLLALAAVVTAIALIGPSWWVLPLAAPLAVLSARTAFIAHDAGHAQITPDRRTGRIIQLFHGNLLLGMSQDWWNDKHNRHHANPNHVDKDPDVAPDVLVFSKDHTGGRTGFRGWLTRHQAWLFFPLTTLEGIALKAHGFRHVFSRSADSPSGARGRARDRAVEGGLLVAHAVGYAALLLTALTPLQALVFALLHQMLLGLHLGMAFAPNHKGMAMPGADGGQRWGHLQRQVLTSRNIWGHLQRQVLTSRNIRGGALTDWLLGGLNYQIEHHLFPSMPRPHLRLVQPLVRAHCRRQGLPYTETGLIDSYRQALGHLHEVGGELRAARGTS
- a CDS encoding MOSC domain-containing protein, whose protein sequence is MSIGGRVTTVSSNGEYSFTKPNRESITLLTGLGVEGDVHAGVTVKHRSRVAQDPTQPNLRQVHLIHEELFDEVRTAGFEVHPGDLGENVTTSGIDLLGLPTGTLLHLGSEAVVEVTGLRNPCLQIDLFQDGLLKQVVGRDDEGAIVRKAGIMSVVRTGGVVRPGDTVTVKLPDGPHRPLERV
- a CDS encoding Gfo/Idh/MocA family protein, with amino-acid sequence MAEPATTRYALSGAGKRAWTAYLPLFGPEAYASGIGTLVAVADTDPAQLSAVTARWEVPTYSTGVRALLDDARPHVLIVTAPDHAHAEQIEAALAAGVDVLTEKPMTLTAAQAASVVAAERRSSASVRVAHNMRHLNLHQAIKRLLAAGAIGTPTQAHLSFRLRPGHGHSYFLRWHRKAAASGGLQITKSCHHFDLLNWWLADWPQEVVGWTRRVHYQSGPDTDNDRRVPVDADIADTLSATVRYRGGAVAHYSLSARSPWEGYTLTVQGTRGELTTRYEVSPPNGARLTRHYAIRLSPLDGPVRSVTIPRESGRHSGADLRMVTALLRQPAPERENHAATAIDGAYAVATGEALTRSAASGGPVAVDELLPGVSGHAGITEPSATTTRREV